GCTGATCCCGATCCCCGGCCGCGACATCATGATCCAAGGCTGGTACCAGGGCGGGATCTCGCTCATCGACTGGACCGATCCGACGAACCCGGTCGAGATCGCCTACTTCGACCGCGGCCCGATCGATGGCAACGTGATGGAGATGGGCGGCAGCTGGTCCGTCTACTGGTACAACGGCGTCATCGTCAACTCCGAAATCAAGCGCGGTCTCGACATCCTCGAGCTGGTCCCGAGCGAGGCGCTCACGCAGAACGAGATCGACGCCGCCAACTCCGTGCAGTTGACGCACCTGAACTCGCAGGGTCAGCCCATCTTCGAGTGGCCCGCGACGTTCGCGCTGGCGAGGGCCTACCTGGACCAGTTGGAGCGGCACGGCGGGCTCGCCGCCGCCAGGGTCGACCGTCTCCGCGCCGGACTGGCCGAGGCCGAGGAGATGACGGGATCCGCCCGCGCCGACGCGCTCCGCTCGCTGGCCGACGCCGTATCCCGTGGCACCGCGGGGGCGGGAGACGCCGCGAAGGTCCGCATGCTGGCCGATGCCGTCCGGTCCCTCGCCGAAGCAGGCATGTAGGAAACGCAGGGAGGACGCCCGGCGCCGTCCGGGACATGCCCACCCTGATCGAAGCCCCGGCCGTCATCGAGGCGGCCGGGAACCAACCCAAGCGGATCGAGGAGTACGCCGGCCGCGTCCGGACGGGACACGAGGGCGTCAGCGTGGCGCGCATGGTGGCGCCGCCCGGCTGGGTCGAACCGGGTCAACGTCCCGAATTCGAGGAGATCACCGTCGTGCTGAGCGGATCACTGCGCGTGGAGCACGAGAGCGGTGTCATCGACGTGAATGCCGGCCAGGCCGTCG
The sequence above is drawn from the Candidatus Palauibacter scopulicola genome and encodes:
- a CDS encoding cupin domain-containing protein; the encoded protein is MPTLIEAPAVIEAAGNQPKRIEEYAGRVRTGHEGVSVARMVAPPGWVEPGQRPEFEEITVVLSGSLRVEHESGVIDVNAGQAVVTRPGEWVRYSTPGPEGAEYIAVCLPAFSPDTAHRDP